A region from the Flexibacter flexilis DSM 6793 genome encodes:
- the trxA gene encoding thioredoxin yields the protein MATSFSELIKSPTPTLVDFYADWCGPCRAMKPILEQVKDSVGDNANIIKIDVDKNPKVAAAYQVQSIPTLILFQNGQVKWRQAGVVQAAQLKQIIQRFKS from the coding sequence ATGGCAACTTCATTTTCTGAACTTATCAAAAGCCCAACGCCAACATTAGTGGACTTTTACGCCGACTGGTGCGGCCCGTGCCGAGCCATGAAGCCGATTTTGGAGCAAGTAAAAGACTCGGTGGGCGACAATGCCAATATTATTAAAATAGATGTGGACAAAAATCCGAAGGTGGCGGCTGCTTACCAAGTGCAAAGTATCCCGACGCTGATTTTGTTCCAAAACGGCCAAGTGAAATGGCGACAAGCTGGCGTGGTGCAAGCCGCCCAACTCAAGCAAATTATACAGCGTT
- a CDS encoding OsmC family protein — MESAHVYNVDIEWLQDRKGVASSPELDNTVEVVTPPEFPKGIAGVWSPEHFFVAAVNSCLMTTFLAVAENSKLNFVSFKSQATGTLEKVEGKFMMTKVLLKPHVVLPEGESPERAQKVLTMSEKACLISNSVKSEVVMDATVTFA, encoded by the coding sequence ATGGAATCTGCACACGTTTATAATGTTGATATTGAATGGCTACAAGACCGCAAAGGCGTAGCTTCGTCGCCTGAATTGGATAATACTGTGGAAGTGGTTACGCCTCCCGAATTTCCGAAAGGCATTGCTGGCGTTTGGTCGCCCGAACATTTTTTTGTTGCGGCGGTGAATAGCTGCCTGATGACGACTTTTTTGGCGGTAGCCGAAAACTCAAAACTAAATTTTGTATCGTTCAAAAGCCAAGCCACGGGCACGCTGGAGAAAGTAGAAGGCAAATTCATGATGACTAAAGTTTTGCTCAAACCGCACGTAGTGTTGCCTGAAGGCGAAAGCCCCGAACGCGCCCAAAAAGTGCTGACAATGAGCGAAAAAGCCTGTTTAATTTCCAATTCCGTGAAATCGGAAGTAGTAATGGACGCAACTGTAACTTTTGCTTAA